The following DNA comes from Castanea sativa cultivar Marrone di Chiusa Pesio chromosome 10, ASM4071231v1.
ATAATTGATGCTCAATtctatttttactttgtttagATAATAAGTAGGATGCTAAATTCCATGCTCTATAGTCTATTCTATATAGGCACTCGAATAGAGCTTGAGAGTAAACACATCTGTTGAAGTTTTAAGGGTAATCTTGACGTGACGGATGTACCTAATTGTGCAGCGCAGCTCTTGCTGGAAATGACAGTATGCAGTAATGATTGGCATTGGTTGGCATGGTTAATGCCATCTGCATCGGGCAACTGGCGTGATGATGATACTTAGGTACATTTCCtttataagaacaaaaaaaacttttgcattttttatggGTGGAAGAAATCTCataattccaaattaaaaaaaaatatatttatccACTTATCCGGTAATAAGATTTACATTTGACAATGGTCttacttctttctcaaaaaaaaaaaagaaaaaaagaagaagacaatgacttacccttttttttaaagccaaagtaagaaattgATTATTTTCCTTACAATAGCATTAATTTAGCAATTGCTTGCAAATCCTCTTATCCGGTAATATCATTAAGTTTTCAGATACGAATTGTTTTGGCCAATTCGGCCGCGAGtcagagttttaaaaaaaaaaaaaaaatattttaatttcttattaaaatagGAGAgggtttatataataattaacaGACTACATATCAAAGGTAATTATGACAAAAGAGGTGTAGTGCCATCAGAAAGTTATATGGATTAAAGTCTTGGAGATTTTTCAAAACATAGATGGATAAAATTTTAAGGATTCCATTACAAAGTTATTGCAAGAACAAGAATGGATTCAAAGGgcaattactattcttaaacaTAAGGTGGCCCATCAATTAGATGCCTTGCCCTGCCATTCCTCCACCTAATTGCCTTTTGATGAGACTAAAAATTCACTTCAAATCCAAcgtattttaaatattaaaattaataaggtacaattttattttatttttaaatccaaaCCCATGAATACATAATTTCCCAATAAAACCCAATTCAAATTGTTGGATTTAGTTAGTTTCCTTTCTTAAAATAGGTAATAGTTCAGAACAAAATCGGTCTATATGAGTGTCTCATCCTCATCCTATCCTCTTTTTAATGTAAGAAAAAATTGTATGAGTGATAATAAGACAGATTAGGGTagaataagaaattttaaaattgatccCACTTATTAGTCCAAGTGAATTTtccctataatttttttttaaaaaagttcaaATGAATTTTCTTGTACAAGTCAACCTTGAACCCACCTCCTTAATGTTCGAACCCCACCAAATGGAACTGAAATTTGAAacagaaaaaaaggaaaataaaaaaactaaataaagaaaatagtaAATGCCAACATAAGACAGTGaggtagttttttttaatggataaaaaaaaaaaaaaaaatcaaacttgcAATTTCTTCCATTCTTTCTTCCACGGACACCCCATACAcagttacacacacacactctctctcaaaataaaaGCAGAGAAGCATCGAAACAgaaaaagcaaaattttttttttcaattccacaaaacaaaaagaaaaaaagaaagaaagaaaaaagcaagacCATCATTATTTGTGCAACTCCTCTCGATCTCTCCGCCTATCTTATTGTTTTCACAAaacactttttcaaaaaacaaaaacaacaacagagATTCACTTCCTTCCCTTCCCTTCCCTTCAGATCCCTTCCTCTCCACagatactctctctctctctctctctctctctctctctccattcgCCCTTCGTTTCTGCTTTTCccaaaaaaactaactttttattatttttctttttcgattctaaattttgttttcacatTTCATCAAAATGAGCACAGGAGAGCTTCTCAGCATCGAACCTATCGAACTCAAGTTCCCCTGTGAGTGTGTCTTTTcgctatctctctctcttacggatctgtttttgtttttaaaattttttttgggtttttgtttttgtttttttgatgaTGTCTAGGGTTTCTATTCgctgttttatttgtttctgttttgattttttttttttgttgttttctgttttgtctttttccttctttcttttttataaattagttGAATTGAGGAAGCAGATCTCGTGTTCGCTTCAATTGTCAAATAAGACAGATAGTTATGTTGCTTTCAAGGTAAatcttttcaatttctgctTTCCTCGTTGTAtcaattattgttgtttaattgtATGATGCTCTATGTTCTGTTTGATTGCTGAGAAAATGTAGGATAATAGGGAAGCTTGAAAGTGTGTTTTGTAATTTCCATTTAAATAAGCTTAACAAGTGCTAATTTTTGACTTAGTTGAGCTGAATTAGCTGAGTTTTTGTTTCTTGTCAAGGCTTATGACATACAAATCTCAAACTAGAAATGTGGATTTGGATATGGATATTGATCTTTATTCGTGACGAATTGATTATGGTCTCAGGTGAAAACGACGAATCCAAAGAAGTATTGTGTTCGTCCGAACACTGGAATCGTTTTGCCACGGTCCACATGTGATGTTATAGGTGCCTTTACTGATCATTttgatttgtatttgtttgaaATTCGATTTGATTTTATAATGATTTTGTAAAATGTTTGGTGTTGATTTAGTTACCATGCAAGCACAGAAAGAGGCTCCTCTTGACATGCAATGTAAGGACAAGTTTCTTCTTCAGAGCGTAAAAGTAAACGATGGTGTGACCATGAAGGAGATTACCCCAGAAATGGTAAAGATCTAGTGCATTGTGATGTATCTTTATGAGTTTAGGAGGTTTAGgttgaattttataatttaagctagtgggttttttaaattttatttatttatttattttttcagttCAATAAGGAGGCTGGACATATGGTTGAGGAGTGCAAATTGAGAGTGTTATATGTATCTCCACCTCAACCACCTTCTCCGGTACCAGAAGGGTCGGAAGAAGGGTCTTCACCAAGGGCTTCTGTTTCTGAGAATGGAAATGCTGACTTTGCTACTGTGAGTAAATAAGTAGTTTTTAATGTATTGGTGTAGTAGTTTTTAACGCTCTATTCTTTTTATACATGGGAATGCTAATTGTTTTGCCATGTATTGATTGTTACAGTCTACAAAAGCCTTTGAGCCTCAAGACAAATCTGCAGAGGTAACCATTGGAAAAAGAAATCTTCTCCCTGAGTGTCTGTCTATGTGCTCTTGTTTGTGTTACTTGGATCTTAGataattttctgggtttttatTGTTTGTAAAGGTCATAATGTTTGATATGAAGGTACAGATATCCGTTCTACTgtattctagattttttttctccccttcAATTATTGTCCACCCAAACAAGAGCTATTTACAGTTGTAATAGCTGTATTCCATGCTGAACTATTAGCTGAGTTTAAGACTAAATAATGTCTACTACGTATCATTGTTGGCCTAAAATTTACAGAGGTAATGATTTCTCTAAATTCATAAATTGTGGTAGCACTGCCAACACTTTCTTCTACAATGAAGACATTTGGGAAAAAAGATTGCATTAGTTTCCATAATCTTTTTCAATGCTTTCAATTGCTGTGATCCTTCCTGTCCAACAAGAAAAATGCATAATTCCTTATGCAAGACACTTTGTTTGTGTCTTGATTATTATCTGTAATTGTGCATTACTTGAATATTCATAATTTCTTCTCTTCCATGTTCAATTTTTCTGTTggttattaattttgaaaacaagaTTCTGGTGTTGGAAGTTGGAGGAAATAGTATCTGATTTTTCTCAAAGTTCCCAAGTTCAGTAATCTGCAGTCATTGAGCAGAAAAAACTGAGGCAAACATCTCACTTTTTTCTTCCAACTCTTTCCGGAGTTTGAAATTGTTTGTCATATGGCGATGTGCTCGTTTTGTGAAACTAACTATTATGCTGATCTAAATATTCCATCTCTTTCCATGAAATAAACATGATGTGCTTTAATAGCTGTCAACAAAATAATAGTACTATATAAGGTTATGTTCTATTGTTTGCATTAACTTGAGATGTAGTTGAATAGTGTGAATGCTTTATACTTATTTATGTGATATGTATTCATACTTGTATAGCAAACGATTTGATACAGCTGCTTTAGGATAATTTACTAAACCTTTTGTGGGGTTTTCAAAGTTAAATCACATGTGTGTaacttttcagttttctctTATAGGGAGGATCTATCATTGTAGCTTATGCCTATAATGGTTGTCCATATGTGTAAATTAATCCTTACAcaagaacaaaacaaacataTGCATAGATATAACGTTGGTTGATAATTGTGGTGATTTAAATAAGATAGTTTAGTTTCATGAAGTTCACTTTGACATTAATggctccaaaagaaaaaaaaaagtatgtccTTTGTTTGGGAGATTCCCCATTTGCTTTCATTTTGGCCTCACTTGATCTTTCTAGCTAGTCAAAATTTGATGGGAAGGTTTATCACGGACTTCATCTTTTATTTGTAGTGTTTACTCCTTTGAGAGTTTGCAAtaattcttatttattgtatacGTCCCATGAACTAGGGTGAAGCCCTCTGATTTTATTTacatttatggattttttttttattacttatcaaaaaaaattgagagagatcATCTAGGTGCCTCCCATCAAAGCTGCATTATTATTCCACATATTAAGAGAGCCAGTAATTTCTTTCATCAGGGggctgaaattttttgtttttcacaaatcacaattgTGTTCTTCCTACTATAGGTGTGTCTGGAAGGGCTTTTTTTTAacgtaatttttttaataaaaaaaaatacaaaataaataaatccttcAGCTTCTGGAATATGGAGAATTTATTCTTACCTACTGACCATCTTGCATAGATAATGGATTTGGGTGGAACAGACAGAGACAACCTGCTGAAAATTTTGGAtagcaataaattttatataaaaaggcTTTGCATATTTGAGATCTCCAACctgccatttttctttttgatgagACTTATTTCTTCCCTTCTTCTGAATAGTTTCATTTCCTTCCACATATGGCAATATACACGGTTCGGAGGTGAATAAAGTAACATGGATTTGTTTTTCTatcattgtttttgttgtgtttgctAAATATAATTGTAACAACCATGATAGAGGGTGACATAGCATGTAAGGTTTGCGGCTCTGCTAGAGTTGGATATTCATGTGAATTTTATGTGTAAAATTCAGATAACCACATATTGAGTGGTTatctgaaattaaaaaaaaaaaaaaaaaaattgagaggttACTTATGC
Coding sequences within:
- the LOC142613450 gene encoding vesicle-associated protein 1-2-like, with the protein product MSTGELLSIEPIELKFPFELRKQISCSLQLSNKTDSYVAFKVKTTNPKKYCVRPNTGIVLPRSTCDVIVTMQAQKEAPLDMQCKDKFLLQSVKVNDGVTMKEITPEMFNKEAGHMVEECKLRVLYVSPPQPPSPVPEGSEEGSSPRASVSENGNADFATSTKAFEPQDKSAEARFIISKLTEDKNNAIQQNNRLRQELELLRREGHKNRGGSGVSFMIVFLVGLIGLTLGYLMKKK